AGGAGAGTTATGGGATTTTCTTAAAATAAGGAAAATGTGGTGGCTTGCGCCTATTATAATTATGTTGATATTAGTAGGTATCTTAATAATTTTTAGCCAAAGCAGTGCAATTTCTCCCTTTCTTTATGCATTATTTTAAAATAACAGGTTAAACTTTATAAACCTGTTATTTGTTTCAGGCAGTATGGAGTTTGAATCAACAGATGCCTATGAAAAAACAGGAATGTATCTTGGTTTTCTGGTAAGTTATCTTATCTTTACTACCATTCTTTATGGACTATTATATTTTCTTAAAAAACTCCCCTTATCATGGTCTTTTGTTCATATCGGAAGCATAACCTTGGTAATTGCAAGTGTAGGGTTAATCATACGGTGGTTGTTAAAATGAGCAATTTTAAATTATTTTTTAGAGGTTTTAAAAAAGGTACAACATTGTTTGGCTATACTATCGCAGGAATAGTAAATACTCTATTGTTGATGATAGCCTATGTTCTTGGAGTAGGTATAACTTCTATTATTGCAAAGATCTGTAAAAAGCATTTTTTAGAATTAAAACTTAACAAACAGGCAAAAACATATTGGCAGGATTTGAATCTTAAAACAAGCTCTCGTGAGGAATATGTAAGGCAATTTTAAAGAGGCGAATAATAAATGTATATTTTAGGAATAAGTTGTTATTATCATGATGCGTCAGCAGCATTATTAAAAGACGGCAAAGTAGTTGCAGCTGCAGAAGAAGAACGTTTCACCAGAAAAAAACATGATAAATCATTTCCCATCAATGCACTCAAGTTTTGCTTAAAAAGCCAAAATATCTCTAGTAAAGACATTGCATTTATTGGTTTTTATGAAAAGCCGTTGTTAAAATTCGAACGGTTGTTAAGTCAGCATCTTGAATGTTTTCCATTAAGCTTGAAAACCTTCTTAAAATCAATGCCGCAATGGATTACTTCTCGGTTAAGAATCACAAAAACAATAAAAAAGAACTTGCAATATACGGGCGATGTTTTTTTTGTCGAGCATCATCTTGCCCATGCAGCAAGCGCTTTTCTTGTTTCGCCGTATGAAAAAGCAGCGATTGTAACTATTGATGGCGTAGGCGAATGGTCAACAGCAACATTTGGGGTAGGAAATAAAAATGAGATTAATTTAATCAAAGAGATAAGATTCCCCTCATCGCTTGGTTTATTATATTCAACGATCACAGCGTATTTAGGATTCAGTGTTAACAATTCAGAATACAAAGTAATGGGTTTAAGCCCTTATGGAGAAATGAATAAAGAAAAAAATGTGTATTATCCCAAATTAAAGCAAGTTATTGACATTAAAGAGGATGGAAGCTTTCGTTTGGATATGGATTATTTCAAATTTCATTTCAGTGATAGAATGCCCTCCAAAAAACTCTGCATGCTTCTCGGCAGTAATCCGAGAAAAGGATATGAAGAAGTTACGCAGCGTCATAAAGATATTGCTGCAGCATTGCAGTTGATTACTGAAGAAGTCATGACTAAAATACTGCATCATGTTCATCAAGTTACTAAGGAAGATGCGATAGTTCTTGCAGGAGGGGTAGCCTTAAACAGCGTTTACAATGGGAAAATTCTAAAGACTACGCCTTTTAAAAAAATTTGGATTCAGCCAAATGCTTCAGATGGTGGAACAAGTATTGGTGTTGCAGCATATGTCTATCACACAATTCTAAAACACAAACGCACTTTTGTTGAAAGTTCAGCGTATCTCGGGCCATCGTATACTGATGAAGAAATAAAACAATTTCTCGATAATAATCATATTAAGTACACAGCCTTTTCTAATCAAGAACAGTTAATAAAAACAACGGCAAAGTTGATTTTCGAAAACAAGGTTGTTGGTTGGTTTCAAGGAAGTATGGAATGGGGTCCAAGAGCTTTAGGGAGCAGGAGTATTTTGGCAAATCCCTGTAATCCCAAAGCAAAAGAATTATTAAATGAAAAAGTAAAACATCGTGAGAAATTCAGACCTTTTGCGCCAGTAGTTTGCGAAGATGAAGCATTAACCTATTTTGACTGTGATGAACCGATTCCAGAGCCAACAGATTATATGTTGATGGTGTATCCTGTTAAGAAGCAATGGCAAAAGAAAATTCCTTCAGTAACTCATGTTGATGGGTCGGGAAGACTGCAAACTATTCGCCGCCATCAGAATCAGCTGTATTATGATCTTATTAAAGAATTTGGAAAACTCTCAGGTATTCCCATTTTAATTAACACGTCTTTTAATATTCGCGGAGAACCAATTGTCTGTACACCTTATGATGGTTATAAATGTATGATGGGAACAGGAATAGATTGTCTTGTCATTGGGAAATTTCTCGTCAAACGGGAAGATAATTCTCAAGACAAATGGGATAGTGAAAAATATGCAACTGATTGAAAATATGATCTATACAAAATATTTATTTAACGCGTTGAAAGTAAGCATCGTGTTGCTAGGAATATTTCTTATTATAAAATCATTAATTACTCCTCTTGAAGTTGGAACAAAATCACTATACTTGCTGTTGGTTGTCTTTAAAGGAATTGTTTTTTTAATGGGTTTTTTCCTTACAGGGATAGGAATAGCATCATTATTGTTTGCCCAACATTGGTCAGGCTTTGTAGAGAGGAAAAAAGAAGTAATAAAAAATCTTTTCACGTTGTTGATTGCCTGCGTTGTTATCTTTTTTATGATGGAAGGTTTTTTAAGAATAATAGATTTTCTAGAACCTCGCAGTGTAGAAACCTACCGAACAACTGATGATGTTATGCATCATGCGTTTCTCCCTAATAGTTCAGGGGTATTTACTACCCCTGAATGGAATGTATCATACAAAATCAATAGTTTGGGATTGCGTGATTATGAATATGAACTTTATGAATTTGATAACCAAGAAAAACAGAGGACAAGAATTCTTATGTTGGGTGATTCGTTTATTGAAGGTTATGGCGTTGAACTTGAGCAAAGTGTTTCAAAAGTGCTGGAAAAGAAATTAAACAAAAATCAATTAAGTAAAGACAAAAAATACGAAGTAATTAATGCTGGAGTCTCAAGTTATTCGCCTATCTTAGAGTATCTTTACCTTAAAGAAAAGGGTCTTAAGCTGAAGCCGGATATTATTATTCTTAATCTTGATCTTCTTGATGTGAGCAATGATGTTGAATACAAAAGCAAGGCTCTCTTTAATGAGCAAAAAAAGATAATTGCAGTTCCTGGGAGCAAACATGAACAAGCAGCTGTAGAGAAAGGCGTGATAGGAACACTGTTCTCACTAAAAATAATACAAAAAACAAAAAATCTTTATGACCATCTGCTTTTTTACAAATTTCCTTTTCTGTTTAATAAACGGTTTAATAATGCAATTAAAACTAAAAACATTCTTATTGATCCCTATGTAATTTCACGGACTGATAATATAATTGAGTTTAAGGAAGAGATTGATATCACTAAACAATACATTCAAGAAGTAGCAGCTCTTTCAAAAAGCAACAATATTACTTTTATCCTGCATATTTTTCCGCGTCCTCATCAAGTCAGCGCTACTGAATGGAAAAGCAGAACTTTGAATGGATTTGATCTTGGGGAAATTTATTCAACAAAAGTTCTTGAAGAGTTTGAAGTATTTGCAAGAGAGAATAACATTCTCGCAATTAACTCAATGGATTATTTCAAAAATACCACTGAGCATGGTGTTTTCTTTACCTATGATTATCATTGGACAGAAAAAGGTCATGAAATTGCAGCTCAGGCATTATATGAATACCTTTATAAAATCACGTCTGTTTCTTTAAAACATGTACCAAAATAAAAAAGTTTGTTTAGTAATTCCTGCTTATAACGAAAAAAGATTAATAAAACCAACCCTAACTCATGTTCCAGATACTATTGATAGAATCTATGTTATTGATGATGCTTCTACTGATGGGATGGGAGATGTTGTTAAAGAAGTGATGAAGAAAGATAAAAGAATTTCTCTGATTCAGCATAAGAAAAATAAAGGTGTTGGTGCAGGTATTATTACAGGATATAATTATGCTCTTAAAGAAGGTTATGATATTGCAGTAGTTATTGGCGGAGATTATCAAATGGATTTAGGGGATTTGCCGAATTTTTTAGATCCTCTGATTAATGATGAAGCAGATTATACAAAGGGAAATAGGTTTTTGTACGCAAAAGGGATTCCTGACGTTATGCCAAGTCATAGATTATTTGGAAATTCAATGTTATCATTAATGACTAAAATTGCTTCGGGGTATTACAAAGTGTTTGACACCATGGATGGGTACACAGCAATTAATAAAAAAGCCTTAGAAGTTGTTGATTGGAAAAATGCTTGGAAAGGATATGGGTATCCGGCAGAATTTCTTATTAGATTAAATGCTTATGGATTAAAGGTAAAAGATGTTCCTCGACGGGCTATTTATTTAAAAGGTGAACGACAGTCGCAAATTAAGGTAGTGAAATATATGCTGAAAGTAATGCCTATGCTGATGAGAGGTTTTTTTTGGCGTTTAGGAAACAAATATGTTTTGCGAGATTTCCATCCCCTGGTATTCTTTTATATTATGGGTTTAATGCTTTTTCCGTTAGGATTATTATTAGGGTTTTGGATAATGTATCGTTTAACCTTCAATTTGGGTATTTCTATTAATTGGGCAATTTTATGTGCATTATTAGTGATAACAGGTTTTCAATCAATTCTTTTCGCAATGTTTTTTGATATGGAACAAAGCAAATAGGCGAGTAATAAATTATGGTTTATTACCGCTTATTTGCTTTGTTCCAATATATAACAGTTGATACCGCAAATTTCGCGGAATTGGCAGGGGAAGATAAGGAATGCCTTCTCGTCTGATAATTTTCAATCCGCAATAATGAAACATCCGGTCAAGCATCCGGGGAGTAAAATGGTGGAGATGAACTTCTCCGCTGTACAATCCATATTCACGTTGAAAGTAAAATCGTTTGATCATGAACAGATCACAGAAAAAAATAGGAAGATAGCAGGAATTAGGTGTGGTAATAATAACACGCCCTCCTTTTTTCACAACGCGTTTGCATTCTCGTAAAAAGGCAAAAGGATTTTCAAGATGTTCAAGGATTTCTCCTGCAACAACAGTGTCAAAAGTATTATCTTTGAAAGGAAATTTTTCATGAACATTGTGTGATACTAATTTAATATAATTGCTCGGTAGTTTAACCTTATCATTTAAATCCATGCCAATGACGTTTTTAAGATAAGGATTAGGGTTTGCAGCGCAACCAATATCAAGCACGTTGCCGGAAGCATAACTCCCTATTCTTTTTAACCTAATTCTTTCATCCATTCTCTAGCAAAATAAGGTATGTTTTATATATTTTTATGAGTGGAAGGAATAATTTTACTACTTTTTATAGACAAATATCCTACCATAAACAAAAATGCAATAATAGTTGCAACTATAGCTCCATAGAGTTCAAATAAGGGAATAAGGAGCCAATTAAGAGCAATATTAATAACAGCTGCGATAACAATGGCAATCGTAGCATAACGAGAGCCAGGTAAGCTGGTAGCATTAAAAAAAGAGGCATATAAATAATAAACAAGGCTAATGGTTGCCGATAGGGTAAAGAGAAGAATATACCATATATT
This genomic interval from Candidatus Woesearchaeota archaeon contains the following:
- a CDS encoding carbamoyltransferase encodes the protein MYILGISCYYHDASAALLKDGKVVAAAEEERFTRKKHDKSFPINALKFCLKSQNISSKDIAFIGFYEKPLLKFERLLSQHLECFPLSLKTFLKSMPQWITSRLRITKTIKKNLQYTGDVFFVEHHLAHAASAFLVSPYEKAAIVTIDGVGEWSTATFGVGNKNEINLIKEIRFPSSLGLLYSTITAYLGFSVNNSEYKVMGLSPYGEMNKEKNVYYPKLKQVIDIKEDGSFRLDMDYFKFHFSDRMPSKKLCMLLGSNPRKGYEEVTQRHKDIAAALQLITEEVMTKILHHVHQVTKEDAIVLAGGVALNSVYNGKILKTTPFKKIWIQPNASDGGTSIGVAAYVYHTILKHKRTFVESSAYLGPSYTDEEIKQFLDNNHIKYTAFSNQEQLIKTTAKLIFENKVVGWFQGSMEWGPRALGSRSILANPCNPKAKELLNEKVKHREKFRPFAPVVCEDEALTYFDCDEPIPEPTDYMLMVYPVKKQWQKKIPSVTHVDGSGRLQTIRRHQNQLYYDLIKEFGKLSGIPILINTSFNIRGEPIVCTPYDGYKCMMGTGIDCLVIGKFLVKREDNSQDKWDSEKYATD
- a CDS encoding glycosyltransferase family 2 protein, which translates into the protein MYQNKKVCLVIPAYNEKRLIKPTLTHVPDTIDRIYVIDDASTDGMGDVVKEVMKKDKRISLIQHKKNKGVGAGIITGYNYALKEGYDIAVVIGGDYQMDLGDLPNFLDPLINDEADYTKGNRFLYAKGIPDVMPSHRLFGNSMLSLMTKIASGYYKVFDTMDGYTAINKKALEVVDWKNAWKGYGYPAEFLIRLNAYGLKVKDVPRRAIYLKGERQSQIKVVKYMLKVMPMLMRGFFWRLGNKYVLRDFHPLVFFYIMGLMLFPLGLLLGFWIMYRLTFNLGISINWAILCALLVITGFQSILFAMFFDMEQSK
- a CDS encoding methyltransferase domain-containing protein, with the protein product MDERIRLKRIGSYASGNVLDIGCAANPNPYLKNVIGMDLNDKVKLPSNYIKLVSHNVHEKFPFKDNTFDTVVAGEILEHLENPFAFLRECKRVVKKGGRVIITTPNSCYLPIFFCDLFMIKRFYFQREYGLYSGEVHLHHFTPRMLDRMFHYCGLKIIRREGIPYLPLPIPRNLRYQLLYIGTKQISGNKP